A genomic window from Emys orbicularis isolate rEmyOrb1 chromosome 8, rEmyOrb1.hap1, whole genome shotgun sequence includes:
- the LOC135882741 gene encoding leukocyte cell-derived chemotaxin-2-like, giving the protein MITQLLLVFTSLKTLNIAAGPWGQICAGNPSNEIRGCDNKGCGNYGARRKSKDGTIRRHLGVDVVCNDGSTVYAPFSGTIERQVIPYKINNAINNGLQLHGSGFCVKMLYIKPVKYRGQITKGNKIGVMLPMQKVYPDITSHVHIENCNKADPTGNL; this is encoded by the exons atgattacacagctcttattagtttttacttccttaaagacattaaata ttgctGCAGGACCATGGGGACAAATATGTGCTGGGAATCCTTCAAACGAAATAAGGGGCTGTGATAACAAAGGATGTGGAAACTACGGCGCTCGAAGGAAATCAAA AGATGGCACCATAAGACGACATCTAGGGGTAGATGTTGTATGCAATGATGGATCAACAGTGTATGCTCCTTTTAGTGGTACTATTGAGAGACAAGTTATCCCCTATAAAATCAATAATGCCATTAATAATGGACTCCAACTCCATGGATCAG GTTTCTGTGTAAAAATGCTCTATATCAAGCCTGTTAAATACCGAGGCCAGATcacaaagggcaacaaaattggaGTAATGCTGCCAATGCAAAAAGTATATCCTGATATAACATCTCATGTTCATATTGAGAACTGTAACAAAGCAGATCCTACTGGTAACTTATAA